gttaagcgagttgggggctagagcaatcccaagatgggtgacccactgggaagttgctcgtgagctcccagaaacaaaaccgtgagggcagagaggaggagcccaaagcggacaatatcgtgctacggcggagttgatcccgggatgtgacaattttcatatatttctatatatgtattcttctccaatatggaatattgaggtatttataaataaaaaaaggtataAAGGAAATAAGTCTCAATTACAATAGAACTATAAAAacgaataaataaaaaattctaacTAAATAAGGACTGCCAACTAAATAGATTTAGTTAGATCTTTCGAGATAGTTTTGCTAACTAATCAATATGCTCATCCAGTCTAGAAAAAAGAACTTTTATTCAAAACCGTACTTGCAATGCATCATAGTTTtgggcttttcttttttctttttttcgcACGAGCCAATAAGGAAGAGagatttggaaaaaaataaaaaataaaaaaaaaagaggaagagagattAAAGAAGAACAATCTTTGTACTCTTGGAATGGAGGTGCCAGATGCCAGACCATAactatattaattaattagcccCCTTAATTAtatcttaatttaatttgtgactATTGAAATATTGCACTTAATGATTAAGTAACTAATTTTCTgttctaatttttgtttccatCTAGTACAGTATAATTAttcctataaataaataaataaataaatcaaccCATTGGCTTAACCCTAATATTTGATCGAAACAAACAGCCGTCCTCTAAATTCATACTAGCTAGTAGCTGCTTGCTGCCCCAATATATTAGATGGGTGGGGGCAGTTCCCGTTCCCGTTCCCGAATTATGTTTATCCTCTTAACTTTATTTAGGATTTCAATTTGgacttattttaatttttagaaaatgatgaaatctCATGAATGATGCTTGATCAAAAGTTTGAAGTGTTACTATTTTCATTtaccttttctgtttttcagccccgattttgattttctgtaAGTTTAGAGTGctacaatttatttatttggggTTTCTTTTGGCAGTTAATGCGTTTGCAGCCCGATTGTGTTGGTCGAGATGGCTTTAAATCTGATCCGGATATCGACGAGTTTAATCAGTGGAGAAGGACACTAAACAATGCTTGTGGTGTTGATGTGTTGGAAAAAGAAGGTTCTACTTCCCCTAGTTCGGCTCAACGTTGGCtggcttggcttggcatgAAGGTGTAGCATTTAGTAGACAATTCGataattatgtatataaattATGTGGTAGAATATGagttaattattttatggACGTTGTAAAATgccctaaattataaaattagcGAGATCTCTTGAGTCTGCATAATACAGTCAATCAATAATATTGATCTTGTGATTCTTGCTTCCTTCCTTTCCTTCCCTTATAGTTTTTGCATAGCCTCGAGTCCTCGACCTTTTGTTGATTGGGCCGACTAGCTAGTTACTACTAGTTTGTTTCACATGATTTCATTTGGTTGGGCGGGGAGGGGAAATACGCTCAATTCACtaatttgagtttgaaaaatgCAAATATTGGATTTATTCCTTCCAAATTAATATTACGGTACAAAACTCGAACatggaataaataaataaataaataaacaaatgttGTATACATTATAGGCAAAGTGGAAGATTATCTGGAGTAAGCATTAGTCTTGTATCAAACTTCAGGACCGGATGCAAACAAGCTGACAAGGCCTCGAAATACTTGTGCTGATAGTTGGTGTGCTTGAAAGAGCTCACCGTCCAAATTCCACACGCTCTCGTTGCCAGAAGAAGTAAATGTAAACGCAGTGGTCTGCAGTGCACCCAAGAGATATGAAACAATTAAAGGCAATACGAGTTTTTTCAGGACAAGAGTGATGAACACATGATGAGAAACACTTACCTTGTGATGTTCAACGAATTTGAAATCGAAGGGGTTTCCTCCTTTCCTTGCAAGCTGGGTAAGATGCCTGCGTGTATCAATTAATCATATGCATAAGCAACTTTTTATGGTCTTCATGGATAAAGCAGTGAAAAACTATCAACCTATGGTACTGGTACTGGATGCCAATCAGCAATAAAATCTTCAGAACTTTGCAACAAAAAATCTCTTTAAGCAACTCACAACTCGTCAATATGACTAGAAGGCACAAGAAGTATAGATAAATCCTTAAGCTGGCGAAGGGGGTTATAGAAGCATAAATCCTTAGGAACTTGGCATCGAAAACCTCTATAAGAAACTCCTAACTCGTTGGCATTGCAAGCAcaacaaactcaaatttttctATGTGCGCTACATAGAAAAACACTTGagaattttcaaaagaaaCAGATGATTCTGGACTACCATGTTACTTAGGATGTAAGCCTTTCAAACTTATCATAAAAAATCCTTTTGCCATCAAGATCTTGGATAGGTCATCAAAAGATTGCTGCACAATTGAATGTGCCCACCCTAACAGTTTATAGcccaattattttaaatttaaatgtgGGAAACTGTGTCAGGGGAGAAGACGTGAAGGTGCATTGAGATAAGGGCCAGATATTATTACCACAAATAGAGAGCATGAGAGCAGTCTTTGATTAATATGAGATGCATCAAACCATCTGAAAGATGTGCATCAACCACCAAACCGTCAGGTGCTCTATCATTTCTACAAGCAATTACTGCAGCACCAATGCTAAGAAAACTTCCCTTGGACCTGGACCATTTTGTTTCTCCTGGATGTGAGCAAGGTGTGGTGGTGTTACAGACTTTGCAGTTAACACGGCATACCAccttttcagatttctttGGGCTCCAAAATGGTCGCTTGCGACCCCCCAAATTTCCTCTTTCAGGAATTGATTTTGCTTCTTCTGATTTGACTTCTAAATATGCTATTTCTGCCTGATATGACCTGAATGATgcaacatatataaattagCTACTACAAAGTTGAGCACATCTGAAAAAGTGAAGTAAAGGATCATTATCTCTAGTCACAATTCATTGGTAGCTAATGAAAATAATCTGCATGCATGGTGAATGTATAACCAATAACGAATCACAGACCATGTTTATGATTTGAGCCCCAACATTCATTACTTTAGCGACTTACTTGTGCTTCAAAAACACCCTTGTTCCTGCATAATCATATCGTTTAGGGCCCATCCAGCGGTATTTTTCACTCTCAGTAATGACATCTCCATAAAATCCATACCTACAAATATTGAACATATGAATTTTAGAGAACATTGCTGATGAGAAATTCAAAATGAGAACCAAATTAGATAATTTTCCATTTCATCACCAGTCATTTATTTAGATATTGTAATGAAAAACTACCCGGCAAAAGACGCTGCATAGCGCACAAAAGGTTCAACCTTCGATGTAGATTTTATTTTCCACCTTACAACTTGGGCTACATCAAGGCACACCCTTTTTCCAAGGACAATGTGAAATGTAGATGTTATAGGATCTCGAGTCCCAGTTGTgctgacaaaaaaaaaagtgagcaCCTTACATGAGGCCAAAGAGAACAATATATGAGTAGGGTATGGTAAAATGGTCAATTTCTGTTCAAGTTTAACATCAACTTGGACAACATTTATGGTAACAGTAAAAATGCAGAGAAGTACCACATCACAATGGCATCAGTTGAGCCAGCAGGAATAATTCCAAATCTAAAATGCTCATTGGGGAGGGAAAACTCAGAATCTTGATCTGTTGTgttttgaaaagaagaaaaaaattgttcaagTAATAGGCATTGGTAAATATAAAGACAATATACTATTATAAAGTAATATCATGGTTTGTCTAACACAAAATACATCAACAAACAGGAGAAGAAATAGCTTCAATTCCGGTGATTTTCTACCTCCAGTGATATGTATGAAAACAACCTGTCACAAATATAAATCAAACTGAAACCTGACTTGTAtggaaataaattattatggtACATACTGATATTTGGGACTCCAAAGCTATCATAACTTGTACTTGGGAGGAGAGGAGACTGCTGCTCATTGTTCTGAGAAGAAGTTCCAATATCTGTTGCATTTGGATCACGAACACAGAAATTGTCATCACATGTAGCAGATTGAAGAAAACCCGAAGGAGTTGGTGGGTATGGAGCTTTATGCCTTGATAAAAGAAATCCATTAagaatttcattgaaaaaacCATCACCACCCTGGAACCGAATCAATTAGCAAGTAATCAGTAATTAGGAACAAGATGCAAAAAGTTCAAACATCTTTAAAAGGGAAAATGTGATAGGTTAACATGTATTAACATTTTATGTAATACAATATAAAGCTCAATGAACAACCAATTCCCTAAATCTTTTTATGTTACAGAGATTAAAGTCAGTCTAGGGAAGTTATAACTTACAACAGCTATAACTCCGTCATATGAAATAAGCTCCTTGATGCCTATAGATGCCATCACATCAAATGCGTGTCCTGCCCTTTGGGTCACAATCACCTGATGAAGGGATGGAAAACAATATTTAAGAAGGATCACTTAgagcattaaatataattgCATGTGATCTAGTGGTATCACTTCAATGGAATTTTATAATCTAGGATTAGAGCAATCTAGAACTCTACCTTTGTTTTCACTTTAGCCCGGGAGAATATAGAAGCCACAGAATCCCAAGTTTTGCAGCCATTTCCCTTCCCACTCCTTGGATGAACAAAAACCTAGTCAatcaggaaaaaaaagtttctggAAAAGAATTATAATACCACTTTATGTCAATTTTGATCAGCCAACTAAAGAATTCAAGATCCAAACATGAACAACGATATAgtgataaattaaaaaaaactaccaAACATACCAGAAGATTCTTTGGTCTCCCCTGTTCTAGGGCCAAAAAAGCATTAATTTGATTAACCCACATCTGACATGTTTGGAGATCCTTATGACCGAATGTATATGCAACCAGGACCCGAAGAGAAGGGAGAGTCTTTGACCTCTGGAAACCATGCACTGTAAAGCGGTAAATCTGCATGTATGTAAACACAAAAACACATCATTATCTTATGGGGGAGTGAAAGCACACAACCAAGAAAAGGAATTGAACAAACCTCGGAGTCGTGACCCGAAAGGCATTTTCTAGCATTTGAAATGTTTGATCCATGAATCAAACCATAGTCGATCAACTCAACAGCATACACATCAGAAAATTTGATCTCGGTTGCAACCTTTGATTTGATGCCCAAACAAGTTGAGTCATCCTGATATATTagacaaagagaaaaaaattcaaatgttcATACTTCAACCTTATTACCAACTCATCATTTAACAATTATAAATGCTTTTTTGACCTATGATGCAGTAtcccaaataaagaaaataacagaAGTGATCATAAACTACTATTTCAATACAAAATGATCATAAACTACTATcagacaacaacaacaaaaaatcataaacttctatcagaaataaacaaataaataaataaataattcaatCTGATCTAATATACACAATTAAGAACATATTTCAATCTAGAGTTGATAAAGACGAACCTTAAGTATCAAAGAAATCATTTTTAAgataaaagaagagaagagaaagtaAAATTACATTATCCAGTGGCTCAACCAATTTCCAAGACAACCCATCTGAGTTGAAGGTAAGAGCGACTTCCCCAACGTGGTCCAAGGAAAGGGTGCAGCTCAAAGACGAGGCCTGGCCATCGAACTGTGCGGGTGGGAGAGATTGCTCTGTTCGCATACAATCATCTACATCTCGTTCCATTCACGAGGTttgataataattaaaatgatATTCAAGGCCAAGAAACTGAAGATTTTTTCAGATGGAATTCAAAAAACCGGTGATCGGGTTATGGGCTTTGGAGGAAATGCGTGAAAGTcgcttgtttttcttcttttcaatcCGAATTCCCCCAGCGAGGTGGAATTCGCGCTTTTATTGACCAAAAGTAGCCAGAGATATTTTGAGtttgacccaaaaataaaagccagagattattcaattttaacttttaatgacttttaataggtttaaaagtttgaaggcattcaattataatttttaaatagtttttaaaaatttagttGTATTCAATTGTGAGTTTTAAAGAAgagtatttaaaaaatttgaggtATCCAAAATGttaatgatttttaaaaacttcgtTAAATAAATGactttttattacttttaaaGCTAATTCTTACTACCAAAAGCCTTGTTAATTTACACCAGACTTTATGAAAGTTGTGGGGGTCTTTTTTTTCCGGCAGCTGCAAATGGGTTGGGCTGCCGTAAAAGGGAAATTACTGGAATTGCCCCCTGTGCCTGAGTTCGAAAATTAAGCCCCAAAAGCACTTCGAAAGGGCAGTAAAGCCTTAGGAAGTGttctggttaccttcaccaacgaAAATGAGGGCTGCTTGCAGGTAATTTATgcttgcttacagataaagtTTTAGCTTAGCATGAGGAgattgtggcatgggagcaaggtcagcatgagttgagcaccaaagaggaaaataaggcTTCCTAGGGAGAAATGGGAGTGTTTAAGGTGAGGGAGACAAGGTTTGCAGGATGATCTTGGCTAAAAGGGGCTAAAGGAAGGGCATTacttcttccggcagcttgacagattCTGAAAAATAATCTGTTAATAGAGaagaacgaagaagaagagtgaataGGGCTACTGGACTTTGTtagtaagagaggaagcttgctctctcatcctgggttggtttttgctaAGTGGAGGGGACCTCCTTTTATAGCTGCGGGAAACCATCctttcccaagaaaccctaatggtttcttcCCAATCTTGGCAAGTCTGTCCAtcccttttcttctctcctcttGACTTTCCTATCTGGGTGAGATTTCCCCTCAtctatttgcataaaatcaggAGTTTTGGAGCTCAAGACCCCCCTTTCCCGCGGCTGTTTCAGTAGGAAGCTCCACTCTCGGCTAccctcttccttctctttcctggAGCAGTACtaataaaggaaaacaacTGGGTGTATATGCTGGTTTGAAAGGATACTCCCTTTCCTGACAACTTATATGCTAATATCCATTGGTCTCTctggtgttttgttttggaacttgatccattCCCATGTGCTGACATTTTCCAGCGGCTCTGTTTAGTGATTCAGCAGATTTCTATGTGGCTTCTATCCTTTTTTCCAGCAAAGGGCTGAGATTTTATGGCTTATCTTGGGTTTTTTGTATGGGCCAAAGTGATTTCTTAAGCAAGTGGGctgttttattaaatattgGGCTTTTGGTTGGGCTATTAATTCTTTGATTGGGTTATTTTGGTTGGATCATTTTGGTTGGGttattttccccctttttgctcacccatatatttgggcctaagaaatgggcttgggtcccgaggctcccaagcaacccggaacctccatttctcgtcccatcaatgggcctcatgacgacctattaccatccataccacaacccactcaagcaagccccgggcattttgagtggcttgggcccacttaggcttgtGATGTGCTTGGGTGTGGAACGACGATT
The Prunus dulcis chromosome 2, ALMONDv2, whole genome shotgun sequence DNA segment above includes these coding regions:
- the LOC117620064 gene encoding ceramide kinase; this translates as MERDVDDCMRTEQSLPPAQFDGQASSLSCTLSLDHVGEVALTFNSDGLSWKLVEPLDNDDSTCLGIKSKVATEIKFSDVYAVELIDYGLIHGSNISNARKCLSGHDSEIYRFTVHGFQRSKTLPSLRVLVAYTFGHKDLQTCQMWVNQINAFLALEQGRPKNLLVFVHPRSGKGNGCKTWDSVASIFSRAKVKTKVIVTQRAGHAFDVMASIGIKELISYDGVIAVGGDGFFNEILNGFLLSRHKAPYPPTPSGFLQSATCDDNFCVRDPNATDIGTSSQNNEQQSPLLPSTSYDSFGVPNINQDSEFSLPNEHFRFGIIPAGSTDAIVMCTTGTRDPITSTFHIVLGKRVCLDVAQVVRWKIKSTSKVEPFVRYAASFAGYGFYGDVITESEKYRWMGPKRYDYAGTRVFLKHKSYQAEIAYLEVKSEEAKSIPERGNLGGRKRPFWSPKKSEKVVCRVNCKVCNTTTPCSHPGETKWSRSKGSFLSIGAAVIACRNDRAPDGLVVDAHLSDGLMHLILIKDCSHALYLWHLTQLARKGGNPFDFKFVEHHKTTAFTFTSSGNESVWNLDGELFQAHQLSAQVFRGLVSLFASGPEV